The Arachis ipaensis cultivar K30076 chromosome B07, Araip1.1, whole genome shotgun sequence genome includes a window with the following:
- the LOC107607378 gene encoding uncharacterized protein LOC107607378 translates to MHEYKDGLNKFLDFTFEHRSLGGRQIKCPCSVCGFGKWQTREKVFEHLIVKPFPENYKVWYWHGEEAVGVGSQAHQTSQIVQDDSTSQHPMVTKLNDVFGVAGPDLNEDGDGDEDNIEDAENEEHNGENVEFYKLLEDDNEQLYEGCTKYSKLSFLISLYHIKCLYRISDKPMIEILKLIKHAFGNAKISNTFYEAKKIINKLGLNYTKIPACPNDCMLYWGEEEDLQECKRCKTSKWSDAKKQKPAKILRYFPLKQRLQRLFMCSKTAQSMRWHASAEKKDSKRRHPRDSEAWKTFDLLHDKFAEDPRNVRLGLAADGFNSFGALRTNYSIWPVVLIPYNRPPRECMKPTSLFLSMIIPGEKIPGNNIDVYLQPLIKELKELWHDGVQTLDRFKNEMFTL, encoded by the coding sequence ATGCACGAGTATAAAGATGGTCTAAACAAGTTTTTGGATTTCACTTTTGAGCATCGATCTCTTGGGGGTCGTCAGATTAAATGCCCTTGTTCGGTGTGTGGTTTTGGCAAGTGGCAAACAAGAGAGAAAGTTTTTGAACATTTAATAGTCAAGCCATTTCCAGAAAACTACAAAGTTTGGTATTGGCATGGTGAAGAAGCAGTTGGAGTTGGGTCACAAGCTCATCAAACTAGTCAAATTGTACAAGATGATTCGACATCTCAACATCCAATGGTAACAAAGCTCAATGACGTATTTGGAGTTGCTGGACCTGACTTGAATGAAGATGGAGATGGAGATGAAGACAACATAGAAGATGCAGAAAATGAAGAGCACAATGGAGAAAATGTAGAATTTTACAAGTTGTTGGAAGACGATAATGAGCAATTGTATGAAGGTTGCACAAAGTATTCAAAACTGTCTTTCTTGATTAGTTTGTATCACATAAAGTGCTTATACAGAATAAGCGACAAACCCATGATCGAAATCCTCAAGTTAATAAAACATGCTTTTGGAAATGCGAAGATTTCAAATACATTCTATGAGGCCAAGAAAATCATAAACAAACTAGGGCTTAATTATACCAAGATACCTGCTTGCCCTAATGACTGCATGTTATATTGGGGGGAGGAAGAAGATTTGCAAGAATGCAAAAGATGCAAGACATCTAAATGGAGCGATGCCAAAAAGCAGAAACCGGCAAAGATCTTGCGATACTTTCCACTAAAACAAAGACTTCAACGATTATTCATGTGTTCTAAAACTGCACAATCAATGCGATGGCATGCTTCGGCAGAAAAGAAAGATTCGAAGAGGAGGCATCCGCGGGATTCTGAAGCTTGGAAGACATTCGATTTACTTCATGATAAGTTTGCCGAAGATCCTCGAAATGTACGTCTTGGTCTTGCAGCTGATGGATTCAACTCTTTTGGAGCTTTACGTACAAACTATAGCATTTGGCCAGTGGTGCTTATTCCTTACAACCGACCTCCACGAGAGTGCATGAAGCCAACATCACTTTTCTTGTCAATGATTATTCCCGGAGAGAAAATACCGGGAAACAACATAGACGTATACTTACAACCTCTTATCAAGGAGTTAAAAGAGTTGTGGCATGATGGTGTTCAAACATTAGATAGGTTCAAGAATGAAATGTTTACATTATGA